One Anoplopoma fimbria isolate UVic2021 breed Golden Eagle Sablefish chromosome 21, Afim_UVic_2022, whole genome shotgun sequence DNA segment encodes these proteins:
- the zgc:194621 gene encoding uncharacterized protein zgc:194621: MQAIKVIKPKSVEATRTPLQRNKPVKVMQVNAARRELKIPEVRESRAASCKRCLQRGRCEAKLSRERRSKSGCNAPKTPVNQQHRRATSSSVKPPAVTPKAPQEMSTCRPASQSNKAFTVIPPNSKKRREIQKKAEAELAALEELRLSRAMAYVSINPSSVGGCLSLEEVRLKQQQEMMQAKRKQKPVRKQVMEQTAVLKG; encoded by the exons ATGCAAGCAATAAAAGTGATCAAACCCAAGTCGGTGGAGGCCACGAGGACACCCCTCCAGAGAAACAAGCCGGTGAAGGTGATGCAGGTGAACGCAGCGCGGAGGGAGCTCAAAATTCCGGAGGTACGTGAAAGCCGCGCGGCCAGCTGCAAGCGGTGCCTGCAGAGAGGCCGGTGCGAGGCCAAGCTCAGCCGGGAAAGGAGGTCCAAGTCCGGCTGCAACGCTCCGAAGACCCCGGTGAACCAGCAGCACCGGAGGgccaccagcagctctgtgaagcCCCCGGCTGTCACCCCAAAAGCACCCCAGGAGATGAGCACCTGCAGACCTGCAAGCCAGAG TAACAAAGCTTTCACCGTCATCCCCCCGAACTccaagaaaagaagagagatccaaaaaa AGGCGGAGGCGGAGCTCGCCGCTTTAGAGGAGCTTCGGCTGAGCAGAGCGATGGCTTATGTCTCCATCAACCCCAGCAGTGttg gtgggTGTTTGAGTCTGGAGGAAGTACGcttgaagcagcagcaggaaatgATGCAAGCCAAGAGGAAACAGAAACCG gtGAGGAAGCAGGTGATGGAGCAAACAGCTGTCCTGAAAGGCTGA
- the LOC129110735 gene encoding cullin-1 produces the protein MSSNRTQNPHGLKQIGLDQIWDDLRAGIQQVYTRQSMAKSRYMELYTHVYNYCTSVHQSSQGRGSVPPAKPSKKSTTPGGAQFVGLELYKRLKEFLKNYLTSLLKDGEDLMDECVLKFYTQQWEDYRFSSKVLNGICAYLNRHWVRRECDEGRKGIYEIYSLALVTWRECLFRPLNKQVTNAVLKLIERERNGETINTRLISGVVQSYVELGLNEEDAYAKGPTLSVYKEYFECQFLTDTERFYTRESTEFLQQNPVTEYMKKAEARLLEEQRRVQVYLHESTQDELARKCEQVLIEKHLEIFHTEFQNLLDADKNEDLGRMYNLVSRITDGLGELKKLLETHIHNQGLAAIEKCGEAALNDPKVYVQTTLDVHKKYNALVMSAFNNDAGFVAALDKACGRFINNNAVTRMAQSSSKSPELLARYCDSLLKKSSKNPEEAELEDTLNQVMVVFKYIEDKDVFQKFYAKMLAKRLVHQNSASDDAEASMISKLKQACGFEYTSKLQRMFQDIGVSKDLNEQFKKHLTNSEPLDLDFSIQVLSSGSWPFQQSCTFALPSELERSYQRFTAFYASRHSGRKLTWLYHLSKGELVTNCFKNRYTLQASTFQMAILLQYNTEDSYTVQQLTDSTQIKTDILVQVLQILLKSKLLVMEDENANVDEVDFKPDTVIKLFLGYKNKKLRVNINVPMKTEQKQEQETTHKNIEEDRKLLIQAAIVRIMKMRKVLKHQQLLAEVLNQLSSRFKPRVPVIKKCIDILIEKEYLERVDGEKDTYSYLA, from the exons ATGTCGTCGAACAGGACCCAGAACCCCCACGGACTGAAACAGATAGGCCTGGACCAGATATGGGACGACCTGCGGGCTGGCATCCAGCAGGTGTACACACGGCAAAGCATGGCCAAGTCGCGCTACATGGAACTCTACAC ACATGTATATAACTATTGTACCAGCGTCCACCAGTCCAGCCAGGGCCGGGGCTCGGTGCCGCCAGCCAAGCCCTCCAAAAAGTCCACCACTCCGGGTGGGGCTCAGTTTGTAGGCCTGGAGCTCTACAAGCGGCTCAAAGAGTTCCTGAAGAACTACCTGACCAGCCTGCTCAAG GATGGCGAGGATCTAATGGACGAGTGTGTGTTGAAGTTTTACACCCAGCAGTGGGAGGATTACCGTTTCTCTAGTAAGGTCCTCAACGGGATCTGCGCCTACCTCAACCGCCACTGGGTCAGACGAGAGTGTGACGAGGGACGCAAGGGAATCTATGAGATTTACTCG CTGGCACTAGTGACCTGGAGGGAGTGTTTATTCCGACCCCTCAACAAACAG gTAACAAACGCTGTGCTGAagctgatagagagagagaggaatgggGAGACCATTAACACCAGACTGATCAGCGGTGTGGTCCAGTCTTATG TGGAGCTGGGTCTGAACGAGGAGGACGCCTACGCCAAAGGCCCCACGCTGTCTGTGTACAAAGAGTACTTTGAGTGTCAGTTCCTCACAGACACGGAACGGTTCTACACACGTGAGAGCACAGAGTTCCTGCAGCAGAACCCCGTCACCGAGTACATGAAGAAG GCGGAGGCTCGTCTGCTGGAGGAGCAGCGGCGTGTGCAGGTTTACCTCCATGAATCCACCCAGGACGAGCTGGCCAGGAAGTGTGAGCAGGTCCTCATAGAGAAACACCTGGAGATCTTCCACACGGAGTTTCAGAACCTTCTGGACGCCGACAAGAATGAAG accTCGGCCGGATGTACAACCTGGTGTCGCGGATCACAGACGGTCTGGGCGAGCTGAAGAAACTTCTAGAGACCCACATCCACAACCAGGGCCTGGCCGCCATCGAGAAGTGTGGCGAGGCAGCGCTCAAC GACCCCAAAGTGTACGTCCAGACCACCCTGGACGTCCATAAGAAGTACAACGCCTTGGTCATGTCTGCCTTCAACAACGACGCCGGCTTTGTGGCCGCGCTCGATAAG GCGTGCGGTCGATTCATCAACAACAACGCCGTCACCCGGATGGCTCAGTCGTCCAGCAAATCTCCCGAGCTGCTGGCCAGATACTGTGATTCTTTACTGAAGAAGAG CTCTAAAAACCCAGAGGAAGCAGAACTGGAGGACACACTCAACCAAGTG aTGGTTGTGTTCAAATACATCGAGGACAAAGACGTCTTCCAGAAGTTCTACGCTAAGATGTTGGCCAAACGTCTCGTCCACCAGAACAGCGCCAGCGACGACGCAGAGGCCAGCATGATCTCCAAACTCAAG CAAGCGTGCGGCTTCGAGTACACGTCCAAACTGCAGCGGATGTTCCAGGACATCGGAGTCAGTAAAGATCTGAACGAACAGTTCAAGAAACACCTGACCAACTCTGAGCCTCTGGACC TGGACTTCAGTATCCAGGTTCTCAGCTCCGGGTCTTGGCCTTTCCAGCAGTCCTGCACCTTCGCTCTGCCTTCTGAG CTGGAGCGAAGCTATCAGCGCTTCACAGCGTTTTACGCCAGCAGACACAGCGGCAGGAAGCTGACCTGGCTCTACCACCTGTCCAAAGGAGAGCTGGTCACCAACTGCTTCAAGAACAG atACACCCTGCAGGCCTCCACCTTCCAGATGGCCATCCTGCTGCAGTACAACACAGAGGACAGCTACACCGTCCAGCAGCTCACCGACAGCACACAGATCAAAACT gACATTCTGGTTCAAGTTCTGCAGATTTTGTTAAAATCAAAGCTTCTG GTGATGGAAGACGAGAACGCCAACGTGGACGAGGTGGATTTCAAACCCGACACCGTCATCAAACTTTTCCTCGGTTACAAGAA TAAGAAACTGAGGGTGAACATCAACGTCCCGATGAAGACGGAGCAGAAACAGGAGCAGGAGACGACTCACAAGAACATCGAGGAGGATCGGAAGCTCCTCATCCAG gccgCCATCGTGAGGATCATGAAGATGAGGAAGGTCCTGAAGCACCAGCAGCTTCTGGCTGAAGTGCTGAACCAGCTCTCGTCCCGATTCAAACCCCGAGTCCCCGTCATCAAg AAATGTATCGACATCCTGATAGAGAAGGAGTACCTGGAGCGAGTGGACGGGGAGAAGGACACGTACAGCTACCTGGCCTGA